Proteins encoded together in one Pseudomonas arsenicoxydans window:
- a CDS encoding YncE family protein — translation MNRTIKTTVGVLVVAVALISFGIWRTAPPSMLSEVALPDTWSAQNLSRDGVSVALEVKPLAKDGVLREGEFADVQFRVTDSASGQPLSGVNPGAWLDPETVAADQAQGREQSCKARVGVFLKSSIGARPMLDLNSYFLLVMSRDASVSVVDPSVSVGGITSTLARIDIKQPPMDWVTPKDNKRVFVSMPTANEIAVIDSAQFKLLDSVAAGSNPVRVALQPDERLLWVGNNAKTVEESGVTVIDARSLKPLKHLATGAGHHEIAFSKDSRYAFVSNRDDGTLSIIEIASLTLSKQLKTGSHPLSVAYSPLSQAIYVADGQDGTVTVVDTSSLAVRRVIKMKLGLGPMGFSADGRFGIVLNTLENQVAVIDAATDSLIHELDVSAEPYQVVFTKAYAYVRGLASAKVTMINLSSLGAGRTPISQGFEAGPQAPRLAGDLPLASSLAVSRDDNAVFVVNPVDNTTYFYAEGMNAPMSGYPNRGQVARAAMVIDRSLREVEPGLYSARIKLPAAGRFDVAFLLNQPNIIHCFTALVEPDKNLEQHAGVPKVEFMLDKSTAALGSPYVVRFRIVEGKQKAQRSGVKDVQVRYFRAPTSRAQQVAALEVGNGIYEAPVNLDQDGAWYLHVRASSLGANFDDTTFASVRVLPGDVH, via the coding sequence ATGAACAGGACCATCAAAACCACCGTTGGCGTACTGGTCGTTGCGGTGGCGCTCATCAGCTTCGGCATCTGGCGCACCGCGCCGCCGAGCATGCTGAGCGAGGTTGCCCTGCCGGACACCTGGAGCGCTCAGAACCTCTCCCGTGACGGTGTGTCGGTGGCACTTGAGGTCAAGCCATTGGCCAAAGACGGCGTGTTGCGTGAAGGCGAGTTTGCCGACGTGCAGTTCCGGGTCACCGATAGTGCCTCGGGCCAGCCGTTGTCGGGGGTGAACCCCGGCGCCTGGCTCGACCCGGAAACCGTCGCCGCCGACCAGGCCCAGGGCCGTGAACAAAGCTGCAAGGCACGGGTCGGGGTTTTCCTCAAATCGAGTATCGGCGCACGGCCGATGCTCGACCTCAACAGCTACTTCCTGTTGGTGATGAGCCGCGACGCCAGCGTTTCGGTGGTCGATCCCTCGGTCTCGGTGGGTGGCATCACCAGCACCCTGGCACGCATCGACATCAAGCAGCCGCCGATGGATTGGGTCACCCCCAAGGACAACAAGCGGGTGTTCGTCTCCATGCCGACGGCCAATGAAATCGCGGTGATCGACAGCGCCCAATTCAAGTTGCTCGACTCGGTCGCCGCCGGCAGCAACCCGGTGCGCGTGGCGTTGCAACCGGACGAGCGCCTGCTGTGGGTGGGCAACAATGCCAAAACCGTCGAGGAATCCGGCGTCACGGTGATCGACGCCCGCAGCCTCAAGCCGCTCAAACACCTGGCCACCGGTGCCGGGCACCATGAAATCGCTTTCAGCAAAGACAGCCGTTACGCCTTCGTCAGTAACCGCGACGACGGCACCCTGAGCATTATCGAGATTGCCAGCCTGACCCTGAGCAAACAGCTCAAGACCGGTTCGCACCCGCTGTCGGTGGCGTACTCGCCGCTGTCCCAGGCGATTTATGTCGCCGATGGCCAGGACGGCACTGTCACCGTGGTCGACACCAGCAGCCTCGCCGTGCGCCGGGTGATCAAGATGAAGCTGGGCCTGGGCCCGATGGGTTTCAGCGCCGACGGGCGTTTCGGCATCGTCCTCAACACCCTGGAAAACCAGGTGGCGGTGATCGATGCGGCCACCGATTCGCTGATCCATGAACTGGACGTGTCCGCCGAACCCTACCAAGTGGTGTTCACCAAGGCTTATGCCTATGTGCGTGGTCTGGCATCGGCCAAGGTCACGATGATCAACCTGTCGTCACTCGGGGCAGGGCGCACGCCGATCAGCCAGGGTTTTGAAGCCGGGCCTCAGGCGCCACGGCTGGCTGGTGATTTGCCACTGGCCTCGAGCCTGGCGGTGTCGCGCGATGACAATGCGGTGTTCGTGGTCAACCCGGTGGACAACACCACCTATTTCTACGCCGAAGGCATGAACGCGCCGATGTCCGGTTACCCCAATCGCGGGCAAGTGGCGCGTGCAGCGATGGTCATCGACCGCAGCCTGCGTGAAGTCGAGCCAGGGCTGTACAGCGCGCGGATCAAGCTGCCGGCAGCGGGGCGCTTCGACGTGGCGTTCCTGCTCAACCAGCCGAACATCATTCATTGCTTCACCGCGCTGGTAGAGCCGGACAAGAACCTTGAACAGCACGCAGGCGTGCCGAAAGTGGAGTTCATGCTCGACAAGTCCACCGCCGCCCTCGGCAGTCCCTATGTCGTGCGCTTTCGCATCGTCGAAGGCAAGCAGAAGGCGCAGCGCAGCGGGGTCAAGGATGTTCAGGTGCGCTATTTCCGCGCCCCGACGTCCCGAGCCCAGCAAGTCGCCGCGCTGGAAGTGGGCAACGGCATTTACGAAGCCCCGGTGAACCTCGACCAGGACGGCGCCTGGTACCTGCACGTGCGGGCGTCGTCCCTGGGCGCGAATTTCGATGACACGACCTTTGCCAGCGTTCGGGTGTTGCCCGGCGATGTCCACTGA
- a CDS encoding SCO family protein: MKRFAHRGLLTFCLLAAGIGQALAHSADEHSGHDMPAKSATSESAQVKFADVALVDQNGKPVRLEKDLVTNKIVVMSFIYTSCTTVCPVVSSIMGKVQKQLGARVGGEVQLVSISIDPQRDDAKRLNDYARNFQRGPGWSWLTGSAQSITETLKGLGTFSGDFKSHQPLILVGDGNSRHWTRYYGFTDPAVLTRQVEKLSGQRNAHAKHTAIAMEQQP, encoded by the coding sequence ATGAAGCGATTCGCACACCGTGGACTGCTGACGTTCTGCCTGCTGGCGGCCGGTATCGGTCAAGCCCTGGCGCACTCGGCGGATGAGCATTCCGGGCATGACATGCCGGCCAAGAGCGCCACGTCGGAAAGCGCCCAGGTCAAATTCGCCGACGTCGCGCTGGTGGACCAGAACGGTAAACCGGTGCGTCTTGAAAAGGACCTGGTGACCAACAAGATCGTGGTCATGAGCTTCATCTACACCAGCTGCACCACGGTGTGCCCGGTGGTGTCCTCGATCATGGGCAAGGTGCAGAAACAGCTCGGCGCGCGGGTTGGCGGTGAAGTGCAACTGGTGTCGATCAGCATCGACCCGCAGCGCGATGACGCCAAGCGTCTGAACGACTACGCGCGCAACTTCCAGCGCGGCCCGGGCTGGAGCTGGCTGACCGGCAGCGCGCAATCGATCACTGAAACCCTCAAGGGCCTCGGCACCTTCAGCGGCGACTTCAAAAGCCACCAGCCATTGATCCTCGTCGGCGACGGCAACAGCCGCCACTGGACCCGCTACTACGGCTTCACCGATCCGGCCGTGCTGACCCGCCAAGTCGAGAAACTCAGCGGCCAGCGCAACGCCCATGCCAAACACACCGCCATAGCCATGGAGCAACAGCCATGA
- a CDS encoding SCO family protein: MKALALIFLTMCFCVISFLAFSHEEHAEPAPAVAAAQPATGTHDAKTWFTDTPLQDQNGNTLRFYSDALQNRVVLLNVIYTSCTDACPLITRKLKEVRELLGDKADGITFISLTSDPLQDRPAVLKAYTLKQGVDGPHWLFLTGDKAQMDLVLGRIGQIVPTPEQHSTQLIVGDVANKRWSKIRPDAPAAAIAQRLQLLTMPVAGR, encoded by the coding sequence ATGAAAGCGCTCGCGTTGATCTTCCTCACCATGTGTTTCTGCGTGATCAGCTTCCTCGCGTTTTCCCATGAAGAACACGCAGAGCCCGCGCCGGCTGTCGCCGCTGCACAACCGGCGACCGGCACTCATGATGCGAAAACCTGGTTTACCGACACACCGTTGCAGGACCAGAACGGCAACACCCTGCGCTTCTACAGCGATGCGCTGCAAAACCGTGTGGTGCTGCTCAACGTGATTTACACCAGTTGCACCGATGCCTGCCCGCTGATCACCCGCAAGCTCAAGGAAGTGCGTGAGTTGCTGGGCGACAAGGCCGATGGCATCACCTTTATTTCCCTTACCAGTGATCCGCTGCAGGACAGGCCAGCGGTGCTCAAGGCTTACACCTTGAAGCAGGGCGTCGATGGTCCTCACTGGCTTTTTCTTACCGGCGACAAGGCCCAAATGGACCTTGTACTGGGGCGCATCGGCCAGATCGTGCCGACCCCCGAGCAGCATTCAACACAGTTGATCGTGGGTGACGTGGCCAACAAACGCTGGAGCAAGATTCGTCCCGATGCGCCGGCTGCCGCCATTGCCCAGCGCTTGCAGTTGCTGACAATGCCCGTGGCCGGCCGTTGA
- a CDS encoding cytochrome c/ABC transporter substrate-binding protein: MKTSLVLGLLLLGGISLAADALPLSPSESAGKRLYREGVSASGEPIMARVGAADMLLPATSLPCANCHGADGQGRPEGGVRPPDISWSRLTSSYGQQQVNGRDYPAYTEGTLARAIQEGRDSANNRLDPAMPRFVLSMNDQRNLSAYLKRVADDRDPGLSADTLHLGTLLPRQGPLSEEGATVAAVLRGCVARINEAGGIHGRQLRLTILDPGPDRASAEQALERLIGQEQVFALIAPLAPALDTELVERLESAGVPLIGPLSLQGSPQASRQIFEPLPGLREQLFALADYATSSLRVLQGPTLITYPDEPSQRLAAQTLGQYLQDHAWQQVRLQAYNSAQDELPLGSRSVFYLGSSGGFSRLAERLQTAGQVPYLFAASNQVAGDLFQVPSDFSRRVFLAYPFVPSDWTLAGRLALTQLREHQGLGGEHAVLQVGAYSSMLLLSEGMKQAGRDASREKLINALEGLHDFDTGLTPLISFGPGRRLGLNGAHIVTVDLPDQRFYLVAPYKPIAATP, encoded by the coding sequence ATGAAAACCTCCCTCGTCCTCGGCCTGCTCCTCCTTGGCGGCATCAGCCTTGCCGCCGATGCGCTGCCACTGAGCCCCAGCGAAAGCGCCGGTAAACGGCTGTACCGCGAAGGGGTGTCGGCGAGCGGTGAGCCGATCATGGCCAGGGTCGGTGCGGCGGATATGCTGCTGCCAGCCACCAGCCTGCCGTGCGCCAATTGTCATGGCGCCGACGGTCAGGGGCGGCCCGAGGGTGGGGTCAGGCCGCCGGACATCAGTTGGTCGCGTCTTACCAGCAGTTACGGTCAGCAGCAGGTCAATGGCCGCGATTACCCGGCCTACACCGAGGGCACATTGGCCCGTGCGATCCAGGAGGGACGCGACTCGGCCAACAATCGACTGGACCCGGCCATGCCGCGGTTTGTGTTGTCGATGAATGATCAGCGCAACCTCTCGGCCTACCTCAAACGTGTGGCCGATGACCGCGATCCCGGCCTGAGTGCCGACACTTTGCACCTGGGTACCTTGCTGCCGCGCCAGGGGCCGTTGAGTGAAGAGGGCGCCACGGTGGCGGCGGTGCTCAGGGGCTGCGTGGCGCGGATCAATGAGGCGGGGGGCATTCATGGCCGGCAATTACGCCTGACCATCCTCGACCCAGGGCCCGATCGTGCCAGTGCCGAGCAGGCGCTGGAGCGCTTGATCGGGCAGGAACAGGTGTTCGCCCTGATCGCGCCGTTGGCACCGGCGCTCGACACGGAACTGGTCGAGCGCCTGGAAAGCGCCGGGGTTCCGCTGATCGGGCCGCTCTCGCTGCAGGGCTCGCCCCAGGCCAGTCGGCAGATTTTCGAACCGCTGCCGGGCTTGCGTGAGCAACTGTTCGCCCTGGCCGACTACGCCACCAGCAGTTTGCGCGTGCTTCAGGGACCGACGCTGATCACTTACCCGGACGAGCCGAGCCAACGCCTGGCGGCGCAGACCCTCGGCCAATACCTGCAAGACCACGCCTGGCAGCAAGTACGGCTGCAAGCCTACAACTCCGCGCAGGACGAACTGCCGTTGGGCTCGCGCTCGGTGTTCTACCTGGGCAGCAGCGGCGGTTTCAGCCGACTGGCCGAGCGCTTGCAGACGGCGGGGCAGGTGCCGTACCTGTTCGCGGCGTCGAATCAGGTCGCTGGCGATCTGTTTCAGGTGCCCAGTGATTTTTCCCGGCGGGTGTTTCTGGCGTATCCGTTCGTGCCCAGTGACTGGACGCTGGCCGGACGCCTGGCGTTGACGCAATTGCGCGAACATCAGGGGCTTGGCGGTGAGCACGCGGTGCTGCAAGTCGGTGCCTACAGTTCGATGCTGCTGTTGAGTGAAGGCATGAAGCAGGCCGGGCGCGACGCCAGCCGCGAGAAGCTGATCAACGCCCTGGAAGGCTTGCACGATTTCGACACAGGGCTGACCCCGCTGATCAGCTTCGGACCGGGGCGCCGGCTGGGCTTGAACGGTGCCCATATCGTCACCGTCGATTTACCCGACCAGCGCTTCTATCTGGTGGCCCCTTACAAACCCATTGCCGCGACACCCTGA
- a CDS encoding peptidylprolyl isomerase, with protein sequence MKLKALLILLTMWVPVALCNNGPAAARVNGEEISEFRLERYFAEFLEDQGRAVASIRSPKAYKQLRQKALDALIDKELLWQEALKRGVVISDEVVQTQIDQTRRAIGGAEVFARRLADAGFDEAGFTEYTRRELAAQQVFADLVRVAEPDEQQVRAFFEEHRAEMSRPEQIQARHILIKVPQGADAATVEAARLRLEEMRVKVTQGEDFASVARTGSEDATATVGGDLGYFPRGRMMPAFDAAAFALAPGEVSAPVRTPLGWHLIYLQNHQEAADVSEVQGLEMVRAYLARQQNAQARLQVLAKLRSSNRIERIDDD encoded by the coding sequence ATGAAACTCAAGGCTTTGTTGATCCTGCTCACGATGTGGGTCCCCGTGGCGTTGTGCAATAACGGTCCGGCTGCCGCGCGGGTCAATGGCGAGGAAATCTCCGAGTTCCGCCTGGAGCGCTATTTCGCTGAATTCCTGGAGGACCAGGGGCGGGCAGTGGCCAGCATTCGCAGTCCCAAGGCGTACAAGCAATTGCGCCAGAAAGCCCTGGACGCTCTGATCGACAAGGAGTTGCTGTGGCAGGAAGCGCTCAAGCGCGGGGTGGTGATCAGTGACGAGGTGGTGCAAACCCAGATCGACCAGACCCGCCGGGCCATCGGCGGTGCCGAGGTGTTCGCCCGCCGTCTTGCCGATGCCGGTTTCGACGAGGCCGGTTTTACCGAGTACACCCGCCGTGAGCTGGCCGCGCAGCAGGTGTTTGCCGATCTGGTCCGGGTGGCGGAGCCGGATGAACAGCAGGTCCGTGCTTTCTTTGAGGAACATCGCGCCGAAATGAGCCGCCCCGAACAGATCCAGGCACGGCATATTTTGATCAAGGTGCCTCAGGGAGCCGATGCCGCCACAGTTGAAGCCGCCCGACTACGCTTAGAAGAGATGCGTGTGAAAGTGACTCAGGGCGAGGACTTCGCCAGCGTGGCCCGGACCGGTTCCGAAGACGCGACGGCCACCGTTGGCGGGGATCTGGGCTATTTTCCTCGCGGACGCATGATGCCGGCGTTCGACGCCGCGGCGTTTGCCCTGGCCCCCGGCGAGGTCAGCGCACCGGTGCGTACCCCGTTGGGTTGGCATTTGATCTACCTACAGAACCACCAGGAGGCAGCCGATGTCTCAGAAGTTCAGGGGCTTGAAATGGTTCGGGCGTACCTTGCCCGACAGCAAAACGCTCAGGCTCGTCTCCAGGTTCTGGCGAAGCTTCGATCGAGCAATCGAATCGAGCGGATTGACGATGATTGA
- a CDS encoding response regulator: MLNKVLVVEDEQLLAQNLQDYLQAQALNVRIAHNGYEAIGEAERFEPDVMVFDYRLPDMEGFQVLDAVRQNRKCHFVLITGHPTAEVCERARELGVSHILFKPFPMAELARAVCDLLGMERERRAGASQSEGFVERRQSRTESFPLQLYDGSWVLADRRRSSSTSMAPDDEQLLTGE, translated from the coding sequence TTGTTAAACAAAGTACTGGTTGTTGAAGACGAACAGCTCCTTGCACAAAACCTCCAGGATTACCTGCAGGCGCAAGCGCTGAACGTCCGGATAGCGCACAACGGTTACGAAGCGATTGGCGAAGCCGAACGCTTTGAACCCGATGTGATGGTGTTCGATTACCGCTTGCCCGATATGGAAGGCTTTCAGGTGCTCGACGCCGTCCGCCAGAACAGGAAGTGTCATTTTGTGCTGATTACCGGGCACCCCACCGCTGAAGTCTGTGAGCGGGCCCGGGAACTGGGAGTCAGCCATATCCTGTTCAAACCGTTTCCGATGGCGGAATTGGCCCGAGCAGTCTGTGACCTTTTAGGGATGGAGCGCGAACGCCGGGCAGGCGCAAGCCAATCCGAGGGATTCGTCGAACGACGCCAGAGCAGGACCGAAAGTTTCCCGCTGCAGTTGTACGACGGCAGTTGGGTGCTGGCAGATCGTCGACGAAGCTCATCGACTTCCATGGCACCAGACGACGAACAATTGCTCACCGGGGAGTAG
- a CDS encoding GspE/PulE family protein codes for MDRLSLAVEPALLECVPSRFTSEQLAQARARATSSGERVLEALGVLCELAPMPFIQCLGATLHYPVLDTDTLFKATPVFDRVTLAQCLKREFILLRHDDAVIGVFADPFDTTRLAWIDDCLHGAPLYLVHADDLKAYLARHEESFHAVESLNAQADANVETDTLQSLSLTSISEDASVVVKLVNSTLYDALKMHASDIHLGTTGSGLVIKYRIDGVLNNISKIQGSEFAEQVISRVKVMAELDIGEKRVPQDGRFKIGISGRQIDFRVSIMPSIFGEDAVLRVLDKQDLADKVSGVQLQALGFEEETLRALRRLAAEPYGMVLVTGPTGSGKTTTLYAMITEINHGVDKIITIEDPVEYQLPGVLQIPVNEKKGLTFARGLRSILRHDPDKIMVGEIRDPDTAQIAVQSALTGHLVFTTIHANNVFDVIGRFTQMEIDPYSLVSALNAVLAQRLIRLVCSSCSAPSNPSDEELRQSGLDPQNVDHFHFVHGKGCGHCRGTGYRGRTAIAELLHLDDELRQMIVERQPISKIKAHACKRGLRLLRESALELVAEGRTTLEEINRVTFVS; via the coding sequence ATGGACCGTCTATCCCTTGCCGTAGAACCGGCGCTGTTGGAATGTGTACCGTCCCGTTTTACCAGTGAGCAACTGGCCCAGGCCCGGGCCAGGGCAACCAGTTCCGGGGAACGGGTCCTCGAAGCCCTCGGGGTGTTGTGCGAACTGGCCCCCATGCCCTTCATCCAGTGCCTGGGCGCAACCCTGCATTATCCGGTGCTCGACACCGACACGCTGTTCAAGGCCACCCCGGTGTTCGACCGGGTCACCCTGGCCCAATGCCTCAAACGCGAATTCATCCTGCTGCGTCACGACGATGCGGTCATCGGCGTATTTGCCGACCCCTTCGATACCACGCGCCTGGCCTGGATCGATGACTGCCTGCACGGTGCTCCGCTGTACCTGGTGCATGCCGACGACCTCAAAGCCTATCTGGCTCGCCACGAAGAGAGCTTCCACGCGGTGGAATCGCTCAATGCCCAGGCTGACGCCAACGTCGAAACCGATACCCTGCAAAGCCTGTCCCTGACCAGCATCAGCGAAGATGCCAGCGTTGTCGTCAAACTGGTCAACTCGACCTTGTACGACGCGCTGAAAATGCATGCCAGCGACATCCACCTGGGCACCACCGGCAGCGGCCTGGTGATCAAGTACCGGATCGATGGCGTGCTCAACAACATCAGCAAGATCCAGGGCAGCGAGTTCGCCGAGCAGGTGATCTCCCGGGTCAAAGTCATGGCCGAACTCGACATCGGCGAAAAACGCGTGCCCCAGGACGGTCGCTTCAAGATCGGCATCAGCGGCCGGCAGATCGATTTTCGGGTGTCGATCATGCCGAGCATTTTTGGCGAAGACGCGGTGTTGCGGGTCCTCGACAAACAGGACCTGGCGGACAAGGTCAGTGGCGTGCAATTGCAGGCCCTGGGCTTTGAAGAAGAAACCCTGCGTGCGCTGCGCCGGCTCGCGGCCGAACCCTACGGCATGGTGCTGGTGACCGGCCCGACCGGTAGCGGCAAGACCACCACGCTGTACGCGATGATCACCGAGATCAACCACGGCGTGGACAAGATCATCACCATCGAAGACCCGGTTGAATACCAACTGCCGGGCGTCCTGCAAATTCCGGTCAATGAAAAGAAAGGCCTGACGTTCGCCCGTGGCCTGCGCTCGATCCTGCGCCATGACCCGGACAAGATCATGGTCGGTGAAATCCGCGACCCCGATACCGCGCAGATCGCCGTGCAGTCGGCACTGACTGGCCACCTGGTGTTCACCACCATTCACGCCAACAACGTGTTCGACGTGATCGGCCGGTTCACCCAGATGGAAATCGACCCCTACAGCCTCGTCTCGGCCCTCAACGCCGTGCTGGCCCAACGGCTGATCCGGCTGGTCTGCAGCAGTTGCAGCGCGCCGAGCAATCCGAGCGATGAAGAGCTGCGCCAATCCGGCCTCGACCCGCAAAACGTCGACCATTTCCACTTCGTCCATGGCAAAGGCTGCGGCCATTGCCGTGGCACTGGCTATCGCGGGCGTACCGCGATTGCCGAGCTGCTGCACCTGGACGATGAGCTGCGGCAGATGATCGTCGAGCGCCAACCCATTTCGAAAATCAAGGCACACGCGTGCAAACGTGGCTTGCGCCTGCTGCGCGAGTCGGCGCTGGAACTGGTTGCAGAGGGGCGGACCACGCTCGAGGAGATCAATCGTGTCACTTTTGTCTCGTGA
- a CDS encoding PilN domain-containing protein: MRALTLDFQPRRRSGPLGWSLLAGGVVLVMSCFVAQQHVTEQASQQQGHLQHAQRVLTGDTGATSTLTPAETREQAQNLAEMRKVSQQLRRPWERLFAMLEAMPRDNIALLSLTPDARKGQVRISAEARDLEAMLDFHRRLEASDELSDVSLLSHEIVVKSPEQPVLFNLSANWEIGDANL, from the coding sequence ATGCGCGCCCTGACGCTCGACTTCCAGCCGCGCCGCCGCTCGGGCCCATTGGGCTGGAGCCTGCTGGCCGGCGGCGTGGTGTTGGTGATGAGCTGCTTTGTCGCGCAACAGCATGTCACCGAACAGGCCTCGCAACAGCAGGGCCATTTGCAGCACGCCCAACGCGTCCTCACTGGCGACACCGGCGCCACGTCCACCCTGACCCCGGCTGAAACCCGTGAGCAGGCGCAGAACCTGGCTGAAATGCGCAAAGTCTCGCAGCAACTGCGCCGGCCCTGGGAGCGCCTGTTCGCCATGCTCGAAGCCATGCCACGCGACAACATTGCCTTGCTGAGCCTGACCCCGGATGCCCGCAAAGGTCAGGTGCGCATCAGCGCCGAAGCGCGCGACCTGGAAGCGATGCTCGACTTCCACCGCCGCCTGGAAGCCAGCGATGAACTGTCGGATGTGTCGCTGCTCAGCCATGAAATTGTCGTGAAGTCCCCTGAACAACCGGTGCTATTCAACCTGTCGGCTAACTGGGAGATCGGCGATGCGAATCTCTAG
- a CDS encoding GspMb/PilO family protein: MRISRLIVHEYLQGLGVPGVAGLAMLLLALVWALGGLMPDWSSLQTLTQQTREAGEYLAKVEDGSVAAPVVPQRQLDDFRSKLPSQPQATVAIDKIYALAAQEHITLARGEYSLGVDPKTHLARYQILLPVRGSYPQLRRFLHALLGQLPAVVVEDVEFQRKKIADTDLTGRIRMTLYLSRS, translated from the coding sequence ATGCGAATCTCTAGATTGATCGTCCACGAATACCTGCAAGGCCTGGGTGTGCCCGGCGTGGCCGGATTGGCGATGCTGTTGCTGGCACTGGTCTGGGCCTTGGGTGGCCTGATGCCTGACTGGAGTTCGTTGCAAACCCTCACCCAGCAGACCCGCGAAGCCGGCGAGTACCTGGCCAAGGTCGAAGACGGCAGCGTCGCCGCCCCGGTGGTGCCGCAACGTCAGCTCGATGACTTCCGCAGCAAGTTACCGTCGCAGCCACAAGCCACCGTAGCCATCGACAAGATCTACGCGCTGGCGGCCCAGGAACACATCACCCTGGCCCGCGGTGAATACTCGCTGGGCGTCGACCCCAAGACCCACCTCGCGCGTTATCAGATTCTGCTGCCGGTGCGTGGCAGCTACCCGCAACTGCGGCGCTTCCTGCACGCCTTGCTCGGCCAGTTGCCGGCCGTGGTGGTAGAGGACGTGGAGTTCCAGCGTAAAAAAATCGCCGACACCGACCTGACCGGGCGGATCCGCATGACCCTTTACCTGTCGAGGTCATGA